The following coding sequences lie in one Xiphias gladius isolate SHS-SW01 ecotype Sanya breed wild chromosome 24, ASM1685928v1, whole genome shotgun sequence genomic window:
- the angpt1 gene encoding angiopoietin-1 isoform X2 — translation MKTEMAQLQQSAVHNHTAAMLEMGTNLLSQTAEQTRKLTDVETQVLNQTSRLEIQLLENSLSTNKLEKQLMVQTNEISKLHDKNSILEQKMLEMEMRHREELETLKQEKGSLQTLVGRQSGVIRELEAQLSRATGNSTALQRQQQEMMDTVHNLLNLCSKDGVVPNSTKVVDEEKKFRDCADLYQAGFHNNAIYTIQINSQENKKVYCNMETAGGGWTVIQRREDGSVDFQRTWKEYKMGFGSVSSEHWLGNEYVYQLTSQRQYALRVELTDWDGHQAFSLYDRFQIGSEKQNYRLFLKSHSGTAGRQSSLVIHGADFSTKDMDNDNCMCKCALMLTGGWWFDACGPSNLNGMYFTQGQHIGKLNGIKWHYFKGPSYSLRATAMMIRPLDFS, via the exons ATGAAAACAGAGATGGCTCAACTGCAGCAGAGTGCCGTCCACAACCACACTGCAGCCATGCTGGAAATGGGCACCAATCTCCTCTCTCAGACGGCTGAACAGACACGCAAGCTAACTGACGTGGAGACACAG GTCCTGAATCAGACATCGAGGCTCGAGATCCAACTGCTGGAAAATTCTCTTTCCACTAACAAGTTGGAGAAACAGTTAATGGTCCAGACCAATGAGATCAGCAAACTGCATGACAAGAACAG CATCCTAGAGCAGAAGATGTTAGAGATGGAGATGCGACACCGTGAAGAGCTGGAGACACTCAAGCAGGAGAAGGGAAGTCTCCAGACCTTGGTGGGGCGACAGAGCGGGGTAATCAGGGAGCTAGAAGCCCAGCTGAGCCGAGCCACAGGAAACAGCACAGCCctgcagagacagcagcaggAGATGATGGATACTGTCCACAACCTGCTCAACCTCTGCTCTAAAGATGGAG TTGTTCCTAACAGTACAAAAGTCGTGGATGAAGAGAAGAAGTTCCGCGACTGTGCCGACCTCTACCAAGCTGGCTTCCATAACAACGCCATCTACACCATCCAGATCAATTCACAGGAGAACAAAAAG GTGTATTGCAACATGGAAACAGCCGGGGGTGGATGGACAGTCATCCAACGCAGAGAAGATGGGAGTGTGGACTTCCAGAGAACGTGGAAGGAGTACAAGATg GGTTTTGGGAGCGTGTCTTCAGAGCACTGGCTGGGGAACGAGTATGTTTACCAGCTGACCAGCCAGAGGCAGTATGCTCTTCGTGTAGAGCTGACAGACTGGGACGGGCACCAGGCCTTCTCACTATATGACCGCTTCCAAATCGGCAGTGAGAAACAGAACTACAG gCTGTTCCTGAAAAGCCACAGTGGGACtgcaggcagacagagcagTCTAGTAATCCACGGAGCAGACTTCAGCACCAAGGACATGGACAATGACAACTGCATGTGCAAGTGCGCCCTCATGCTCACTGGGG gttggtggtttgatgcCTGTGGCCCGTCCAACCTTAACGGCATGTACTTCACCCAAGGACAACACATAGGGAAGTTGAACGGTATCAAGTGGCATTACTTCAAGGGCCCCAGCTACTCACTACGAGCCACAGCCATGATGATCCGCCCACTGGACTTCTCATAG